In Streptomyces chartreusis NRRL 3882, the following are encoded in one genomic region:
- a CDS encoding NADP-dependent oxidoreductase, producing the protein MSTQNTMRAISQDVLGGPEVLKEVEIERPAPRPNEVLVRVRAAGVNPTDWKHRATGGFLGDPPFVLGWDVSGVVEAVGIGVAAFAPGDEVFGMLPYPFGHGSHAEYVIAPVRALARKPAGIDHVQAGALPLVSLTAWQALVEHAELRPGQRVLIHAAAGGVGHVAVQIAKARGAHVIGTASAGKHGFLREIGVDEAVDYRETDFTEAVKDVDVVLDTIGGDNALRSLRVLRPGGVVVSILPGGSDDFYEEAGRLGVRAVRMLVDADRAGMETIAELAETGRLRATIAGTFPLAAAAEAHASGDTGRTTGKLVLVDD; encoded by the coding sequence ATGAGCACACAGAACACGATGCGAGCCATCAGCCAGGACGTCCTCGGCGGCCCCGAGGTCCTGAAGGAAGTGGAGATCGAGCGCCCGGCGCCCCGGCCGAACGAGGTGCTGGTCCGGGTGCGGGCCGCCGGGGTCAACCCGACCGACTGGAAGCACCGCGCCACGGGCGGTTTCCTGGGCGATCCGCCCTTCGTCCTCGGCTGGGACGTCTCCGGGGTGGTGGAGGCTGTCGGCATCGGCGTCGCGGCGTTCGCGCCCGGTGACGAGGTCTTCGGCATGCTGCCGTATCCGTTCGGGCACGGCTCGCACGCCGAGTACGTCATCGCTCCGGTACGGGCCCTGGCCCGCAAGCCGGCCGGGATCGACCACGTCCAGGCGGGCGCGCTCCCGCTGGTGTCGCTGACCGCGTGGCAGGCGCTGGTCGAGCACGCGGAGCTGCGGCCCGGGCAGCGGGTGCTGATCCACGCCGCTGCGGGCGGGGTCGGGCACGTGGCGGTGCAGATCGCCAAGGCGCGCGGCGCCCATGTGATCGGCACCGCGAGCGCGGGCAAGCACGGGTTCCTGCGGGAGATCGGCGTGGACGAGGCGGTGGACTACCGGGAGACGGACTTCACCGAGGCCGTGAAGGACGTCGATGTCGTCCTGGACACGATCGGCGGCGACAACGCCCTGCGCTCACTGCGCGTCCTGCGCCCGGGCGGGGTCGTGGTGTCGATCCTGCCGGGAGGCTCGGACGACTTCTACGAAGAGGCCGGGCGGCTCGGTGTGCGCGCGGTCCGGATGCTGGTCGACGCCGACCGCGCAGGCATGGAGACGATCGCGGAACTCGCCGAGACGGGCAGGCTCCGCGCCACCATCGCCGGAACCTTCCCGCTGGCCGCCGCCGCGGAGGCCCACGCCTCGGGCGACACGGGCCGAACGACGGGGAAGCTGGTCCTGGTCGACGACTGA